A DNA window from Piliocolobus tephrosceles isolate RC106 chromosome 9, ASM277652v3, whole genome shotgun sequence contains the following coding sequences:
- the LOC113224919 gene encoding LOW QUALITY PROTEIN: aldo-keto reductase family 1 member C15-like (The sequence of the model RefSeq protein was modified relative to this genomic sequence to represent the inferred CDS: inserted 1 base in 1 codon; substituted 1 base at 1 genomic stop codon) — protein MELKQSHSVRLNDGHLMPTLGFGTYAPDHVSGPLEAEGPPKSKAGEATKVAIDVGFHHIDAAFFYQNEEEVGKAIREKIADGTVKREDIFYTTKLWTTFFRPELIRPALERSLKKLQLDYVDLFIIHNPLAMKSGEELLPKDASGNIIFDTLDLRDTWEALEKCKDAGLAKSIGVSNFSRKLLELILNKPGLKXKPTCNQVECHAYLNQSKXLEFCKSKDIVLVVYSALGSQRDPNWMDPDSPYLLEEPTLKSIAKKHNRSPGQVALRYQLQPGVVGLAKSFSEKRIKENFQVFDLELTPEDMQAIDGLNRNFRYAKLQL, from the exons ATGGAGCTGAAGCAAAGCCATTCTGTGAGGCTGAATGATGGACACCTCATGCCGACGCTGGGATTTGGCACTTATGCTCCTGATCATGTAAGTGGACCCCTGGAGGCTGAAGG ACCCCCCAAGAGCAAGGCTGGTGAAGCCACCAAAGTGGCTATTGATGTAGGCTTCCATCACATTGATGCAGCGTTCTTCTACCAAAACGAGGAGGAGGTCGGAAAGGCCATTCGAGAGAAGATTGCTGATGGCACTGTGAAGAGAGAGGACATTTTCTACACTACCAAG CTTTGGACAACTTTCTTTAGGCCAGAATTAATTCGCCCAGCCCTGGAAAGGTCACTGAAGAAACTTCAACTGGACTATGTGGATCTCTTCATTATCCACAATCCATTGGCTATGAAg tCTGGGGAGGAATTGCTGCCTAAGGATGCCAGTGGAAACATTATTTTTGACACTTTGGACCTTCGTGACACATGGG aggcCCTGGAGAAGTGCAAAGACGCAGGTCTAGCCAAGTCCATTGGGGTGTCTAATTTCAGTCGCAAGCTGCTGGAACTCATCCTCAACAAGCCAGGGCTCAAGTAGAAGCCCACCTGCAACCAG GTGGAATGTCACGCTTACCTCAACCAGAGCA CCCTGGAGTTCTGCAAGTCCAAGGACATTGTTCTAGTTGTCTACAGTGCCCTGGGATCCCAAAGAGACCCAAACTG GATGGACCCAGATAGCCCATATCTCTTGGAGGAGCCAACCTTGAAATCCATTGCCAAGAAACACAATAGAAGCCCAGGCCAGGTTGCCCTGCGCTACCAGCTGCAGCCGGGGGTGGTGGGCCTGGCCAAGAGCTTCTCTGAGAAGAGAATCAAAGAGAACTTCCAG gTTTTTGACCTTGAGTTGACTCCAGAGGACATGCAAGCCATTGATGGCCTCAACAGAAATTTCCGATATGCTAAGTTACAATTGTAA